One Trichosurus vulpecula isolate mTriVul1 chromosome 7, mTriVul1.pri, whole genome shotgun sequence genomic region harbors:
- the LOC118858170 gene encoding cytochrome c oxidase subunit 5B, mitochondrial-like, protein MASRLLRGAGALAVQALRASGPARVAVRSMASGGGIPSDEEQATGLERDIMMASRNDLDPYNMLAPKAAPGTKEEPNLVPSIDDKRIVGCICEEDNSAVIWFWLHKGETQRCPNCGTHYKLVPHQFSH, encoded by the coding sequence ATGGCTTCAAGGTTACTGCGGGGAGCCGGGGCACTGGCGGTCCAGGCCTTGAGGGCCTCTGGCCCCGCTCGGGTGGCCGTTCGCTCCATGGCGAGCGGAGGAGGTATCCCTTCTGATGAGGAGCAGGCTACTGGCTTGGAGAGAGATATTATGATGGCTTCAAGGAATGATTTGGATCCATACAATATGCTAGCCCCAAAGGCAGCTCCAGGGACTAAGGAGGAACCCAACCTGGTCCCTTCCATTGATGACAAGCGAATAGTGGGCTGTATCTGTGAAGAGGACAACAGTGCAGTCATCTGGTTCTGGCTTCATAAAGGCGAGACACAGCGTTGCCCTAACTGTGGAACCCATTACAAGCTGGTACCCCACCAGTTTAGCCACTGA